A stretch of the Notolabrus celidotus isolate fNotCel1 chromosome 3, fNotCel1.pri, whole genome shotgun sequence genome encodes the following:
- the rxfp3.3a2 gene encoding relaxin-3 receptor 1 yields the protein MDVKLNYSGAINRSTPGYDKFSFEDIDVSADGAFILRILISVVYSVVCAMGLVGNLLVFFLMRLRQGRKKSSINFFIINLAVTDFQFVLTLPFWAVDTALDFSWPFGNAMCKIILSVTVMNMYASVFFLTAMSVTRYWSVSSALKKKACRRSRCVSVKWMCVVLWVAATAATAPTTIFSTVTVVAGEKLCLLRFPEGHDWLALYHIQKILIAFIIPMLIVSVNYLMLLRFVRQRSMDSTNRRRRSRITKSVTIVVLSFFFCWMPNHAITFWGVLVKFNAVNWDKSYYLVHTYVFPVTVCLAHANSCLNPVLYCLMRPEIRKMLNSLVFRVSTPSHNKGGTTRSFTQGDTQGVAPLHIMDNGEYKLSHMDSKGLSGSNLIPYTR from the coding sequence ATGGATGTAAAACTGAATTACAGCGGAGCAATAAACCGAAGTACTCCTGGTTATGACAAATTCAGCTTTGAAGACATCGACGTGAGCGCAGACGGCGCCTTCATCCTGAGGATCCTTATCTCTGTTGTTTACTCTGTGGTGTGCGCGATGGGTTTGGTGGGGAATCTGCTTGTCTTTTTCTTAATGAGGTTACGACAAGGTCGAAAAAAGTCCAGTATCAACTTCTTCATCATTAACTTGGCAGTGACAGACTTCCAGTTCGTGCTCACTCTGCCCTTCTGGGCCGTAGATACCGCGCTAGACTTCAGCTGGCCATTTGGAAACGCCATGTGCAAAATCATCCTCTCTGTCACTGTGATGAACATGTACGCGAGTGTGTTTTTCCTCACTGCTATGAGTGTGACCCGATACTGGTCGGTGTCCTCTGCCCTGAAGAAGAAAGCGTGCAGGAGGTCccggtgtgtgagtgtgaagtgGATGTGCGTGGTGCTGTGGGTGGCAGCGACGGCGGCCACAGCTCCAACTACAATCTTCTCCACTGTGACTGTGGTGGCAGGGGAGAAACTCTGCCTACTCAGGTTTCCTGAAGGGCACGACTGGCTCGCGCTCTATCACATCCAGAAGATACTGATAGCCTTCATCATCCCTATGCTCATTGTCTCTGTGAATTACCTGATGCTCCTGCGCTTTGTTAGACAGAGGAGCATGGACAGCACCAACCGGAGACGCAGAAGTAGAATCACAAAATCTGTCACTATCgtggttttgtcttttttcttctgctggaTGCCAAATCATGCCATCACATTCTGGGGTGTGTTGGTCAAATTTAACGCGGTAAACTGGGATAAATCGTACTACTTGGTACACACGTATGTGTTTCCGGTCACTGTGTGCTTGGCACATGCGAACAGTTGTTTGAATCCGGTGCTTTACTGCCTGATGAggccggagatcaggaagatgcTCAACAGTTTAGTTTTCAGAGTCTCCACTCCGTCCCACAATAAGGGTGGCACCACGCGCTCTTTTACGCAAGGAGATACTCAAGGAGTCGCACCTCTTCACATTATGGACAACGGAGAGTACAAGCTGTCTCATATGGACTCTAAAGGGTTATCGGGCTCCAATCTGATCCCATATACCAGATAA
- the itga11a gene encoding integrin alpha-11a: protein MHTCTGKHMEYYCFLLLWICSQQLGFLDCFNIDTKRHRIIKGPKQAQFGYTVQQHVAAGGEKWLLVGAPYEMNGPYQTGDVYKCSLSRRINGNGCSKLNLGRISLTNVSERKDKMRLGMTLTANPKDNSFVACGPLWSYECGSSYYSTGICSRVNASFKFSRTIAPAFQRCETYMDIVIVLDGSNSIYPWYEVQAFLINILQKFYIGPGQIQVGVVQYGEKVVHEFKLSDYKSVEEVVKRARSINQRGGEETNTALGINIARSEAFKQGGRRGAKKVMIVITDGESHDSPDLQQAIEESEKDGITRYAIAVLGYYNRRGINPEAFLNEIKYIASDPDDKHFFNVTDESALKDIVDALGERIFSLEGTSSNGTAFGLQMSQAGFSAHNVEDGILVGAVGAYDWNGAVLKETRQGKVVPPKSSYAQEFPEELKNHGAYLGYTVTSVVSAKNGRLLVAGAPRFNHTGKVIIFTLTNSGNLAILHSLKGQQIGSYYGSEIAPVDIDGDGITDNLLVAAPMFFSGGMEKGKVYIYRVTELNRFILEGSLEIHNGGQNARFGSSLAPVPDLNGDGFNDLVVGAPLEDDHKGAIYVFFSQQNRILRKYKQRIAAADLAPGLQYFGRSIHGTMDMNNDGLVDLAVGSLGAAVLLWSRSVVRIYTSVRFEPSKVNIFVKDCQRGGKDVTCMSAIVCFNITARTAIPPTQEIGIKFNVSIAERRFNPRAVLDNPNKLQPQNRTLLPGEEICEHIYFHVMETTDYARPIVFAVQVGLQDPDKEPVLDDNWPTVLRTELPFWNGCDEDDRCIPDLALQSMNDLMTPNHFCKQPVQSRSVFCRHLSEVGTEGSLRVIEAQRRRMVVDVRLENKGENAYNARLNITYTPNLRFSSLIVKDNSDIKIECYMEDKLRNERICNVSAPFMRGKTQVTFRLEFEFSRTVFLEHVRIILEARSDGEEVSTADNFNDIYYSLKYEADLLFTRDSNPTRYEIKSELSLEEPGVIGPPFNFTFQIQNLGYFPVNELQLNIEIPEMTKNGNQLLQIADFYIDKRDGSHCLPPQHVAHSRASPEDLSRFSRLNQSNTLTLPIQCTVNVASYREIAVRITGALRIDTLHALKFKILELVTSASVELPSSSPMSLHEERPVRHIVLEIRKEGDYRISIWIIIGSTLGGLLLLALLSLALWKLGFFRRQKRREEDEQEANGKVAEER from the exons GTTATTAGTAGGAGCCCCATATGAAATGAATGGCCCATATCAGACGGGGGATGTTTATAAATGTTCACTGAGCAGAAGAATCAATGGCAATGGTTGCTCCAAACTCAACTTAG GAAGGATATCTCTGACCAACGTATCGGAGCGAAAAGACAAGATGAGGCTGGGAATGACGCTCACAGCTAACCCTAAAGACAACAGTTTTGTG GCCTGTGGGCCACTGTGGAGTTATGAGTGTGGCAGCTCTTACTACAGCACTGGCATATGCTCCAGAGTCAATGCAAGCTTCAAGTTCTCCAGAACGATTGCTCCTGCCTTTCAGA GATGTGAGACCTATATGGACATAGTGATTGTTCTGGATGGCTCAAACTCTATCTACCCCTGGTATGAAGTGCAGGCTTTCCTCATCAACATTCTTCAGAAGTTCTATATCGGACCAGGTCAAATACAG GTTGGAGTGGTTCAGTACGGTGAAAAGGTGGTTCATGAATTCAAACTCAGCGACTACAAATCTGTGGAGGAAGTGGTGAAAAGAGCTCGCAGTATCAACCAGCGGGGCGGAGAGGAGACCAATACAGCTTTAGGAATCAACATAGCACG CTCAGAAGCTTTCAAACAAGGAGGCCGGCGTGGCGCCAAGAAGGTGATGATAGTGATAACTGACGGAGAGTCACATGACAGTCCTGATCTCCAGCAAGCCATCGAGGAGAGTGAGAAGGACGGCATCACCCGTTATGCCATTGCT GTTCTTGGCTACTACAACCGCAGAGGAATCAATCCTGAGGCCTTTCTCAATGAGATCAAGTACATCGCCAGTGACCCCGATGACAAACACTTCTTTAATGTGACAGATGAGTCAGCACTGAAGGATATTGTGGATGCACTTGGAGAACGTATCTTCAGTTTGGAAG GAACCAGCTCAAATGGGACAGCGTTTGGCCTCCAGATGTCTCAGGCTGGATTTTCTGCACATAACGTTGAG GATGGGATTCTGGTTGGTGCTGTCGGGGCTTATGACTGGAATGGAGCGGTGCTGAAGGAAACCCGACAAGGAAAGGTGGTCCCTCCCAAGTCTTCATATGCACAGGAGTTCCCTGAAGAGCTCAAAAACCATGGTGCCTACTTGG GTTACACTGTGACATCTGTGGTGTCAGCCAAAAATGGTCGCCTTCTTGTAGCGGGAGCTCCACGATTCAACCATACCGGCAAAGTCATTATCTTCACTCTTACAAACTCGGGTAACCTCGCCATCCTGCACTCCCTCAAAGGACAGCAG atCGGCTCTTACTACGGCAGTGAGATTGCACCTGTGGATATCGATGGTGACGGTATAACTGACAACCTTTTGGTGGCAGCACCCATGTTCTTCAGCGGAGGCATGGAGAAGGGAAAGGTCTACATCTACAGAGTGACGGAGTTG aACCGTTTCATCCTTGAGGGCTCATTGGAAATCCACAATGGTGGCCAGAACGCTCGCTTTGGCTCCTCGCTCGCCCCTGTCCCTGATCTGAACGGTGATGGCTTTAATGACTTGGTGGTGGGAGCCCCGCTGGAAGACGACCACAAAGGAGCCATTTATGTTTTCTTCAGCCAGCAAAACAGAATACTCCGCAAATATAAACAG aGAATAGCAGCAGCAGATCTGGCTCCTGGCCTGCAGTACTTTGGCCGCAGCATCCACGGCACAATGGACATGAACAATGACGGTTTAGTGGACCTGGCAGTGGGTTCTCTTGGTGCTGCTGTTCTCCTCTG GTCGCGGAGTGTTGTCCGTATTTACACCAGCGTCAGATTTGAACCCAGTAAAGTCAACATCTTTGTGAAGGACTGTCAGCGAGGCGGCAAAGACGTGACCTGCATGTCAGCCATTGTGTGTTTCAACATCACCGCCAGGACAGCCATCCCTCCCACACAGGAAATTG GAATCAAATTTAATGTCTCCATCGCGGAAAGGCGGTTTAATCCTCGGGCTGTTCTGGACAACCCAAACAAGCTGCAGCCTCAAAACCGGACCCTGCTTCCAGGAGAGGAGATCTGTGAGCACATCTACTTCCACGTCATG GAGACCACAGACTACGCTAGGCCCATAGTGTTTGCTGTGCAAGTGGGACTACAAGATCCAGATAAAGAACCAGTTCTGGATGACAACTGGCCCACTGTTCTCAGGACTGAG CTTCCTTTCTGGAACGGATGTGATGAGGACGACCGCTGCATACCTGACCTGGCTCTGCAGAGTATGAATGACCTGATGACTCCAAA TCATTTCTGCAAGCAGCCCGTACAGTCCCGCAGTGTTTTTTGCCGGCATTTAAGTGAAGTTGGTACTGAGGGATCTCTGCGGGTTATAGAGGCACAACGGAGGAGGATGGTGGTGGACGTTCGATTGGAGAACAAAGGAGAGAACGCCTACAATGCTCGTCTGAATATCACCTACACGCCTAATCTACGCTTCTCTAGCCTCATAGTCAAG gaCAACTCTGATATCAAAATAGAGTGCTACATGGAGGACAAACTGAGGAATGAGAGGATCTGCAATGTCAGTGCTCCGTTCATGAGGGGCAAAACTCAG GTCACATTTCGTTTGGAGTTTGAGTTCAGTCGGACTGTCTTCCTGGAGCATGTCAGGATTATCCTGGAGGCCCGAAG TGATGGAGAGGAAGTGAGCACAGCTGATAATTTCAACGACATCTATTACTCTCTGAAATACGAAGCAGACCTTCTCTTCACTAG GGATTCCAATCCAACTCGGTATGAGATCAAATCAGAGCTGTCACTGGAGGAGCCTGGAGTTATCGGCCCACCTTTTAACTTCACATTCCAG ATTCAGAACCTTGGCTACTTCCCAGTAAATGAGCTGCAGCTGAACATTGAGATCCCAGAAATGACTAAAAATGGAAACCAACTCCTGCAGATAGCTGACTTCTATATCGACAAG AGAGATGGTTCGCACTGTTTACCACCTCAGCATGTGGCACATAGCAGGGCCTCACCCGAGGACCTTTCACGCTTCTCCCGCTTG AATCAATCCAACACCCTGACTCTGCCAATCCAGTGCACTGTCAACGTGGCCTCCTACAGAGAGATTGCAGTCAGAATCACAGGAGCGCTTAGAATAGATACATTACACGCA ctgaagtttaaaATCTTGGAACTGGTAACCAGTGCATCAGTGGAGCTTCCCTCCTCCAGCCCAATGTCCTTACATGAAGAGAGGCCTGTCAGACAT ATTGTATTGGAGATCAGGAAGGAGGGAGATTACAGAATCTCTATCTGGATTATCATTGGCAGCACACTGGGAGGACTCTTACTGCTGGCCCTTCTCAGTCTAGCTCTATGGAAG CTCGGATTCTTCCGGAGGCAGAAGCGGAGAGAAGAAGATGAACAAGAGGCAAACGGGAAAGTGGCTGAAGAACGGTAA